A genomic window from Candidatus Methylacidiphilum fumarolicum includes:
- a CDS encoding VOC family protein: MVHRFLHVRYRVSNLEKALFYFVNFLGLKEVGRITSPRGSKLVFLQAPENGTLLELCEYPDSGKVIVPPDLTHLAFSVNDLEAARIKCKQMGWPFTDEIQKAENGQYFTFIDAPDGYEIELIQEDKKKE; the protein is encoded by the coding sequence ATGGTTCATCGTTTTTTACATGTCAGATATCGTGTCTCGAATTTGGAAAAAGCACTCTTTTATTTTGTCAATTTTCTTGGCCTTAAAGAAGTCGGAAGGATTACTTCTCCAAGAGGCTCTAAATTGGTTTTTTTACAAGCTCCAGAAAATGGAACACTGCTTGAACTCTGTGAGTATCCTGATAGTGGAAAAGTCATCGTACCTCCAGACTTAACGCATCTGGCTTTTTCTGTTAATGACCTTGAAGCAGCTCGCATCAAATGCAAGCAAATGGGATGGCCATTTACTGATGAAATTCAAAAAGCTGAAAACGGACAGTATTTTACATTCATTGATGCCCCGGATGGCTATGAAATTGAACTGATACAAGAAGACAAGAAAAAGGAGTGA
- a CDS encoding sigma-54-dependent Fis family transcriptional regulator, translating to MTDIIQEWERFTLGNATQPRVRDEILKSWERCKKYGIDREKHAPVLLSSKEEKLNLELDSFSFLQPLFPLLRMQALDFDCLIAIVNSEGVVTFVDGPERLLEKANFYKLVIGANWSEKYCGCSAIGAAIEEKKPISVIGPEHYCASLHDIWCTSAIIHKPESKDLFMALTMIGDLAHKPIPISIAITNSFLIETKLTAILYTDRVYLYNKFVEKKGLYSTFPFLLIDSLGTILHCPKEILAEFQVTKLDFVSIRNRPRISYDQPQIFESDIVLGKMVVPALIEPIVRENRIIGYIIELSNSYVSAPVGSDSLNFSCFLFKSQKSSSETSVSHSPDLIIGKSPAFVSAMEEAKIAAQNDLPVLLLGETGTGKEIFAKFIHQNSRRAKETFLAINCAAIPKELVVSELFGFEGGTFTGSSKEGRKGKFLLANNGTIFLDEIGELPLEIQGTLLRVLEEFEIFPIGAKSPIPVDVRVIAATNKDLNLLSLQGAFRQDLFYRLNIFPIHLPPLRERGKDIELLFIYFIEQISAKLKFYPSIDWDEILPILYNYSWPGNVRELKNVAFRLIAKNLQSKMIKPVDLLSILHNTRKENEEGQLLDKQTLNEMNSTVETTPLYFKKYKKELFFSALEKTGGNASKAAKLLGVHRSTLYRNLKKFHS from the coding sequence ATGACGGACATCATTCAGGAATGGGAGAGATTTACCTTGGGAAATGCAACACAACCTAGGGTGAGAGATGAAATTTTAAAAAGCTGGGAAAGATGCAAAAAATACGGCATTGATAGAGAAAAACATGCCCCAGTTCTCCTTTCTTCAAAAGAAGAGAAACTTAACTTAGAGTTAGATTCTTTTTCTTTTCTCCAACCCTTATTTCCCCTGCTGCGAATGCAAGCGCTTGATTTTGATTGTCTCATAGCCATTGTCAATTCTGAAGGAGTGGTTACCTTTGTCGATGGACCGGAAAGATTATTAGAAAAAGCGAATTTTTACAAGTTAGTTATTGGAGCTAATTGGAGTGAAAAATACTGCGGATGTTCTGCCATTGGGGCAGCAATTGAAGAAAAAAAGCCTATTTCAGTCATAGGTCCAGAACATTATTGCGCTTCCCTTCATGACATCTGGTGCACCTCTGCAATCATTCACAAACCTGAATCCAAGGATCTATTCATGGCTTTAACTATGATTGGAGATCTTGCTCACAAGCCCATCCCAATTAGTATAGCCATAACTAACAGCTTTCTTATAGAAACCAAACTGACAGCGATTCTTTATACAGATAGAGTTTATCTTTATAACAAATTTGTAGAAAAAAAGGGCTTATACAGTACGTTTCCCTTTTTATTGATTGATTCTCTAGGAACAATATTACATTGTCCAAAAGAAATCCTGGCAGAGTTCCAGGTCACAAAATTGGATTTTGTGTCCATAAGGAATAGGCCTAGAATTTCTTATGATCAGCCTCAGATTTTTGAATCAGATATTGTTCTTGGAAAGATGGTTGTTCCCGCTCTGATTGAGCCTATTGTCCGTGAAAACAGAATTATTGGTTATATAATAGAACTTTCCAATAGTTATGTTTCAGCTCCCGTAGGTTCAGACTCCTTGAATTTTTCTTGTTTTTTGTTTAAGTCTCAAAAATCTTCCTCTGAAACGTCTGTTTCGCATTCGCCTGATTTGATTATTGGCAAATCCCCTGCTTTTGTATCTGCAATGGAAGAAGCAAAAATTGCCGCTCAAAATGATTTGCCTGTTCTCCTGTTAGGCGAAACGGGTACCGGAAAAGAAATATTTGCCAAGTTTATCCACCAAAATAGTCGAAGAGCAAAAGAAACCTTTTTAGCAATCAATTGTGCTGCTATTCCAAAGGAACTGGTGGTCAGTGAACTCTTTGGATTTGAAGGTGGAACTTTTACTGGTTCCTCGAAAGAAGGGAGAAAGGGGAAATTTCTTCTAGCTAATAATGGTACTATTTTCTTAGATGAAATTGGGGAACTTCCACTCGAAATTCAAGGGACTCTGCTTAGAGTCCTTGAAGAGTTTGAAATTTTTCCTATAGGTGCAAAAAGTCCAATTCCTGTTGATGTTAGGGTTATTGCAGCAACCAATAAGGATCTTAATCTGTTAAGCTTGCAGGGTGCATTTAGACAAGATCTTTTTTATAGGCTAAACATTTTTCCAATTCATCTTCCTCCGTTACGTGAAAGAGGCAAGGATATAGAATTGCTCTTCATTTATTTCATTGAACAGATCTCTGCGAAATTGAAATTTTATCCCTCTATTGATTGGGATGAAATTTTACCGATCCTTTACAATTATTCCTGGCCTGGAAATGTAAGGGAGTTGAAAAATGTTGCTTTTAGGCTAATTGCTAAAAACCTTCAAAGCAAAATGATTAAGCCAGTAGACCTTCTTTCCATTTTGCACAATACAAGAAAGGAAAATGAAGAAGGACAATTGCTAGACAAACAGACCCTCAACGAGATGAACTCCACTGTTGAGACAACGCCTCTTTATTTCAAAAAATATAAAAAAGAGCTATTTTTTTCTGCATTGGAAAAAACGGGAGGAAATGCAAGTAAAGCTGCAAAGCTATTAGGTGTACATCGGAGTACTCTCTATAGAAACCTTAAAAAGTTTCATTCATAA
- a CDS encoding (Fe-S)-binding protein, translating to MNLFNSKNSLQLMDPAVIQKCIHCGMCLPSCPTYQETKIERNSPRGRISLMRAIAEKRMDLTASFAHELYFCLGCLACQTACPVGVDYKTLFEASRQDIEKSKILNNPLRLLARTFLIKYLFLSPRRLRTFGRLLRIYQRMGLDRFFKSLPFLPAKLKDLLAQIPSIAPHFSFEIIPPRELPINSPTRWKVGLLTGCVQDLVFSKINRDTADVLLYNGCEVICPPEQGCCGSLHAHNGEMETAERLAKKLLAVFPIEELDAIITNSAGCGSHLKHFSDLFPPGTFWRQKAEVWDKKVYDIHEWLIKIGFSPPHAFASTNQSHTVITYHDACHLCHGQKIKNEPRAILHSLPCVQFIELEESDHCCGSAGIYNILQPEMAHKLLNKKIEKIKKTNASIVCTANPGCLLFIEKGLKKHHLNIQTIHPISLLAQYYKMKDRDRGSVEKKEANLARLIH from the coding sequence ATGAACCTGTTCAATTCCAAAAACTCGCTTCAATTAATGGATCCTGCGGTTATTCAAAAATGCATTCATTGTGGGATGTGTCTTCCTAGTTGTCCTACCTACCAAGAAACTAAAATAGAACGCAACAGTCCTAGGGGTAGAATTTCCCTCATGAGAGCCATTGCCGAAAAAAGAATGGATCTAACAGCTTCCTTTGCCCATGAGCTGTATTTTTGTCTCGGCTGTCTAGCTTGCCAAACAGCCTGTCCAGTCGGCGTTGATTACAAGACTTTATTTGAAGCTTCCAGACAAGACATTGAAAAGTCGAAAATCTTAAATAACCCCTTACGGCTACTCGCAAGGACTTTCCTTATTAAATATCTCTTTCTTTCACCCCGCAGATTGAGAACCTTTGGCAGACTGCTGCGAATTTATCAAAGAATGGGATTGGATAGATTCTTTAAAAGCCTTCCTTTTCTTCCAGCTAAGCTAAAAGATCTGCTTGCTCAGATTCCTTCTATTGCTCCTCACTTTTCCTTTGAAATCATCCCTCCTAGAGAACTCCCAATCAATAGTCCTACTCGATGGAAAGTAGGGCTTTTGACTGGTTGCGTACAAGACCTTGTATTTTCTAAAATTAACAGAGATACCGCTGATGTCCTTCTGTATAATGGATGTGAAGTTATATGTCCTCCTGAGCAAGGTTGTTGTGGTTCTCTCCATGCACACAACGGAGAGATGGAAACAGCAGAACGGCTTGCTAAAAAACTCCTAGCCGTTTTTCCTATAGAAGAATTGGATGCAATTATAACGAATTCTGCTGGTTGTGGATCTCATCTCAAACATTTCTCAGATCTCTTTCCGCCTGGAACTTTCTGGAGACAAAAGGCTGAAGTATGGGATAAAAAAGTCTATGATATCCATGAATGGCTAATAAAGATAGGATTTTCTCCTCCTCATGCATTTGCCTCTACCAATCAATCTCATACAGTAATTACTTATCATGATGCCTGCCATCTATGTCATGGGCAAAAGATTAAAAATGAGCCTAGAGCCATACTCCATTCTCTGCCGTGTGTTCAATTTATAGAACTTGAGGAGTCCGATCATTGTTGCGGTAGTGCGGGGATCTATAACATCTTACAACCAGAAATGGCTCATAAGCTTTTGAATAAAAAAATTGAAAAAATAAAGAAAACAAACGCCTCAATAGTTTGCACAGCCAATCCTGGCTGCCTGCTCTTTATAGAAAAGGGATTGAAAAAACATCATTTAAACATCCAAACCATCCATCCTATCTCCCTTCTGGCTCAATACTATAAGATGAAAGATAGAGATAGAGGATCCGTTGAAAAGAAAGAAGCCAATTTGGCCAGACTCATTCATTAA
- a CDS encoding GMC family oxidoreductase gives MATTFSNETVDVCVIGTGAGGGNLIRELCLQGVKVTALEAGPRLVPEKDFENDEWAMFLKTAWLDPRETQGEDITGLAAWTCKTVGGTTLHWAGAALRIQPWEFKVKSLYGEIPKANLADWPINYEDLLPYYEKAEKALGVSGRVMPFQPGNTNFLVMKRGAEKLGIQATPGFMAINSIPFDGRPPCDQCGFCFQGCTIKAKWNVLYEAIPKAEQTGNLDLRPQCQAIRIETDSRKKASSVIYADSQGKLHQLKAKVICVACNSIETARLLLNSESSKFPHGLANGSGMVGKNYMRHLTASSYALFPKPVHAYKGITMMGLIDNFAQNEPKRGFVGGFHLETIMLGPAFLSIFLRPGPNTSTPQARALWGESLKNLMENYTHIAGMWIVGEDLPQLTNGVSLHKEKKDRFGMPIPVITFNDHPNDKRMREYAWKRAREIYEAAGAIEVYDTPPYPATHNLGTCRMGNNPETSVTNSYGQCHEVKNLFISDGSLFPTGACENPTLTISALAIRQAEYIIREMKALRL, from the coding sequence ATGGCCACAACATTTTCTAACGAAACAGTTGATGTATGCGTCATAGGAACAGGAGCCGGGGGAGGAAATCTAATCCGGGAGCTTTGTCTTCAAGGAGTTAAAGTGACAGCTCTAGAGGCAGGCCCACGGCTCGTTCCTGAAAAGGATTTTGAAAATGATGAATGGGCCATGTTCTTAAAGACAGCATGGCTTGATCCAAGGGAAACACAAGGAGAAGATATCACAGGCCTTGCAGCCTGGACATGTAAAACAGTTGGAGGAACGACTCTTCACTGGGCAGGAGCAGCATTACGCATTCAACCATGGGAATTTAAAGTAAAGTCTCTTTATGGAGAAATCCCTAAAGCTAATCTAGCTGACTGGCCAATCAACTACGAAGATCTCTTACCATACTATGAAAAAGCTGAAAAAGCTTTAGGCGTTTCTGGACGAGTTATGCCTTTTCAACCTGGAAACACCAATTTTCTGGTCATGAAAAGAGGGGCTGAAAAACTTGGGATCCAAGCAACACCAGGTTTTATGGCTATCAATAGTATTCCTTTTGATGGACGGCCTCCCTGTGATCAATGCGGTTTCTGTTTTCAAGGATGTACAATTAAAGCAAAATGGAATGTTCTCTATGAGGCTATTCCCAAAGCAGAGCAAACAGGTAATTTAGATTTGAGGCCACAATGCCAAGCAATTCGTATTGAAACAGATTCTAGGAAAAAAGCAAGCAGCGTCATTTATGCAGACAGCCAAGGAAAGCTTCATCAACTTAAAGCAAAAGTGATCTGTGTTGCCTGCAACAGTATTGAAACAGCCAGGCTATTATTAAATTCAGAATCTTCTAAATTTCCTCATGGATTAGCTAACGGCAGTGGAATGGTTGGGAAAAATTATATGCGCCACTTAACTGCTTCTTCATATGCTCTATTTCCCAAACCCGTACACGCCTATAAGGGGATAACCATGATGGGACTTATAGACAATTTTGCCCAAAATGAGCCAAAGAGAGGCTTTGTGGGTGGATTTCATCTAGAAACAATTATGCTCGGACCAGCCTTTTTATCGATTTTTCTTAGGCCTGGTCCAAATACTTCTACTCCTCAAGCAAGAGCCTTATGGGGTGAATCACTTAAGAACTTGATGGAGAACTACACCCATATTGCTGGCATGTGGATTGTTGGAGAAGATCTTCCTCAACTGACCAACGGAGTTAGTTTACACAAAGAAAAAAAAGATCGATTCGGAATGCCTATTCCTGTCATTACATTTAATGATCATCCTAATGATAAACGGATGCGCGAATATGCCTGGAAAAGGGCAAGAGAAATTTATGAGGCTGCAGGTGCAATAGAAGTCTATGATACTCCCCCTTATCCAGCGACTCATAACTTAGGAACTTGCCGTATGGGAAATAATCCTGAAACCTCCGTGACAAATTCTTATGGTCAATGCCATGAAGTAAAAAATCTTTTCATATCTGACGGAAGCCTATTTCCTACAGGAGCTTGTGAAAACCCCACGTTGACTATATCCGCTTTGGCAATTCGACAAGCCGAATACATTATAAGGGAAATGAAAGCATTAAGACTTTGA
- a CDS encoding FAD-binding oxidoreductase codes for MASLNFSNEALKSLIDHFPESSLLISKEDLIPYSFDATATFYHAPLAVLFPSSIEDILWVLQWAKSNHACILPRGSGTSLSGAAVPQKNSIVLSMTKWNKILEADPYNLTLLVEPGITTQAVQEEAAKFSLFYPPDPGSYKISTIGGNVGHNSGGIRGLKYGVTRNYVLGMEVVLPNGQVIWLGNKCVKDSAGYSLKDLFIGSEGTLGIVTKVLLRLIPKPQERQVILASFPTLEVASEATSAIIKAALIPSALEFLDQKTIECIESYSPAGFPKESQAVLLIESDGHPQAVRDEITRISQVLKQYGPLEIRIAENPKQQEQLWSARKVAFSALARKAPTVLLEDVTVPRSSLAQMIRKIQQISKAYAVEIAVYAHMGDGNLHPVFLGDEKNKDLMERVFRAMKEIFLYAIKLGGTITGEHGVGLAKKEFLAYQYKSEEFQLLKNIKKILDPENLLNPGKIFD; via the coding sequence ATGGCTAGTCTAAACTTTTCCAACGAAGCTCTAAAGAGTTTGATCGATCATTTTCCTGAAAGCTCCCTTTTAATTTCCAAAGAAGATCTTATCCCTTATAGCTTCGATGCTACAGCTACTTTTTATCATGCTCCGCTGGCTGTCTTATTCCCTTCTTCTATTGAAGATATTCTCTGGGTCCTGCAATGGGCCAAATCAAACCACGCTTGCATTCTTCCTCGAGGATCTGGAACAAGCTTAAGTGGTGCCGCTGTGCCTCAAAAGAACTCCATAGTTCTTTCTATGACCAAATGGAATAAAATTTTAGAAGCAGATCCTTATAACTTGACCCTCTTGGTCGAACCTGGCATTACCACCCAAGCTGTACAAGAGGAAGCCGCTAAGTTTTCTCTTTTTTATCCGCCCGATCCTGGCTCCTATAAAATTTCGACCATAGGTGGCAATGTGGGACATAATTCTGGAGGGATTCGAGGATTAAAATATGGCGTAACAAGAAATTACGTCTTAGGAATGGAGGTCGTATTGCCAAATGGCCAGGTGATATGGTTAGGGAACAAATGCGTAAAAGACTCCGCAGGCTATTCACTAAAGGATCTTTTTATAGGCTCGGAAGGTACGCTTGGTATTGTTACTAAAGTATTGCTTCGACTTATTCCAAAACCACAAGAAAGGCAGGTTATACTAGCTTCTTTCCCCACCCTTGAAGTAGCATCAGAAGCTACATCAGCAATCATAAAAGCAGCCTTAATCCCTAGTGCTCTAGAGTTTCTTGATCAAAAGACAATTGAGTGTATCGAATCCTATTCACCAGCAGGTTTTCCCAAAGAAAGCCAAGCCGTATTGCTCATTGAATCGGATGGCCACCCTCAAGCGGTCCGGGATGAAATCACTCGGATCAGTCAAGTCCTTAAACAATATGGTCCATTGGAAATTAGAATCGCTGAAAATCCTAAGCAACAAGAACAATTGTGGAGTGCAAGAAAAGTTGCTTTCTCAGCTCTTGCAAGAAAAGCACCTACGGTGCTTTTAGAAGATGTTACTGTTCCAAGAAGTTCACTTGCTCAAATGATCCGTAAAATTCAACAAATCTCAAAAGCATATGCAGTCGAAATTGCGGTCTATGCACATATGGGAGATGGAAATCTGCACCCAGTTTTTTTAGGAGATGAAAAAAATAAGGATTTAATGGAGAGAGTCTTTAGGGCAATGAAAGAAATTTTCCTTTATGCCATAAAACTTGGAGGAACAATTACAGGAGAACATGGGGTTGGCCTAGCTAAAAAAGAATTTCTAGCTTATCAGTATAAAAGCGAAGAATTTCAATTGCTTAAAAACATAAAAAAAATCCTCGATCCAGAGAATCTTTTGAACCCTGGGAAAATCTTTGACTGA